The following proteins come from a genomic window of Mauremys mutica isolate MM-2020 ecotype Southern unplaced genomic scaffold, ASM2049712v1 001058F_np12_obj, whole genome shotgun sequence:
- the LOC123357768 gene encoding zinc finger protein 135-like produces MHTGDVMGNENEEQKPQQEDAEQGEPHGTLSGRSKGNVSGSCALQEKANSCETQERPKENFSSHSDLITCDRINLEETRYMCHECGESFNESSALITHQRIHAGETPHTCAECGK; encoded by the exons ATGCACACGG gtgatgtgATGGGgaatgagaatgaggagcagaaaccccagcaggaagatgctgagcaaggagaaccacatggaacgttatcaggaagatccaaagggaacgtttctgggagttgtgcactccaaGAAAAAGCCAATTCTTGTGAGACTCAAGAGAGGCcaaaggaaaacttcagtagccactcagacctcaTAACAtgcgacagaatcaacttggaagagacacgctacatgtgccatgagtgcggggaaagcttcaatgagagctcagcccttatcacacatcagagaatccacgcaGGGGAGACGCCccacacatgcgctgagtgtgggaaaag